In one Mycobacterium sp. NBC_00419 genomic region, the following are encoded:
- the hemW gene encoding radical SAM family heme chaperone HemW, which produces MSVRPVPAAAPELTIAQGTAFGIYVHVPFCASRCGYCDFNTYTPGELGGATPEGWLIAARAELAMAADMLGDVTIDTVFVGGGTPSLLGGAGLTAVLDAIRAHFSLAADAEVTTEANPESTSAAFFDQIRNAGYTRVSLGMQSAVPRVLATLDRTHSPGRALQAAAQARAAGFEHLNLDLIYGTPGESDDDLRESVDAVLAADVDHVSAYALVVEEGTALARRVRRGEVARPDDDVLAQRYELLDAWLSAAGFDWYEVSNWSKPGGECLHNLGYWNGGQWWGVGPGAHGFVGDTRWWNVKHPNAYAELLGEKRMPVADFELLDAHDRHVEDVLLGIRLRSGLPLDVLTDSEQARARQAVAEGLLTAGADRLILTPRGRLLADAVVRDVLDD; this is translated from the coding sequence ATGTCGGTTCGCCCCGTTCCGGCCGCTGCGCCCGAGCTCACCATCGCCCAGGGCACGGCGTTCGGCATCTACGTTCACGTGCCCTTTTGTGCCAGCCGCTGCGGGTATTGCGACTTCAACACCTACACCCCCGGGGAACTCGGCGGTGCCACGCCGGAGGGCTGGCTCATCGCCGCCCGGGCCGAACTCGCCATGGCCGCCGACATGCTCGGCGACGTGACAATCGACACCGTCTTCGTCGGGGGTGGCACGCCGTCCCTGCTGGGCGGCGCCGGCCTGACGGCGGTACTGGACGCGATCCGGGCCCACTTCTCGCTGGCCGCCGACGCCGAGGTCACCACCGAGGCGAACCCCGAGTCGACCTCGGCGGCGTTCTTCGACCAGATCCGCAATGCCGGCTACACGCGGGTGTCGCTGGGCATGCAGTCCGCGGTGCCCCGCGTTTTGGCGACGCTGGACCGGACCCACTCCCCGGGGCGCGCGCTGCAGGCGGCGGCGCAGGCGCGGGCGGCCGGTTTCGAGCACCTCAACCTCGATCTGATCTACGGCACGCCGGGGGAGTCCGACGACGACCTGCGCGAGTCGGTCGACGCGGTGCTCGCCGCCGACGTTGACCATGTGTCGGCCTATGCACTGGTGGTGGAGGAGGGGACCGCGCTGGCCCGGCGGGTTCGGCGCGGCGAGGTGGCCCGGCCCGACGACGACGTGCTGGCGCAGCGCTACGAACTCCTCGACGCGTGGCTGTCGGCGGCGGGCTTCGACTGGTACGAGGTATCCAACTGGAGCAAGCCCGGCGGTGAGTGCCTGCACAACCTCGGCTACTGGAACGGCGGCCAGTGGTGGGGTGTGGGCCCAGGGGCGCACGGTTTTGTCGGCGATACCCGGTGGTGGAATGTCAAGCATCCCAATGCTTACGCGGAGCTGCTCGGCGAAAAGCGAATGCCGGTAGCCGATTTCGAGCTCCTCGATGCCCACGATCGCCACGTCGAGGATGTGCTGTTGGGTATTCGATTACGCAGCGGCTTGCCGCTCGACGTTCTCACCGACTCCGAGCAGGCACGGGCACGGCAAGCGGTGGCCGAAGGCCTGCTGACGGCCGGCGCCGACCGGCTGATCCTGACCCCACGGGGCAGGCTGCTGGCCGATGCCGTGGTGCGCGACGTGCTCGACGACTAG